A genomic stretch from Lathyrus oleraceus cultivar Zhongwan6 chromosome 2, CAAS_Psat_ZW6_1.0, whole genome shotgun sequence includes:
- the LOC127119847 gene encoding replication protein A 70 kDa DNA-binding subunit A: protein MAVNLTPGAVMKMCFSAPEDFQPVLQVIDLRLVQSSQTATERYRAVLSDGAYYEQGMLATQKNDLIHSGRLQKGSIVKLLQFVTNDVQRRKIIIIVDLEVLVDICELIGKPVQAPKESPAQFPVIETGNVQSAVGNTAGDSQTLNTNSHAGSVNVRPNMAVPPSMDRSKVNSPASSVYSNNSESARYGASNAPPSSYPKPEPGVSVNRPPLVNGSYGQQNASFRNPQQPLHNSNARPPQPMYRQPTPYANRGPMGRNDAPPRIIPISALNPYQNMWTIKARVTAKGELRLYNNARGEGKVFSFDLLDSGGGEIRSTCFNAVADKFYSLIEVGKVYLVSRGTLKAAQRNFNHLPNDQEITLDATSDILPCPDDDNSIPQQIYNFRSIGDIESIESNSVVDVIAVVTSISPTASIMRKNGTETQKRSLQLKDMSGRSVEFTIWGNFCNTEGQRLQSICDSGAFPILAVKSARVNDFNGKSVGTIATSQLIVEPEFPEATTLREWFENEGRNVQSQSISRDSSFSKSEARKTISQIKDEKLGTSEKPDWITVCANVSYIKVDNFCYTACPIMTGDRQCNKKVTNNGDGKWRCDKCDKSVDACDYRYLLQMQIQDHTGQTWVTAFQEGGEEILGISAKDLYFLKYEEQDEEKFAEIIRKVVLTRYVFKLKVKEEMYNDEQRVKSTLVKAEKLNFASDARSLLDMIDKLKSETGLGSVETGQAAPPVYTPTKSYTNTGRDYGYGNQPDSSFTSSGAPNSYLSCSNCGVSGHSSAQCLNIRNQSGQSAGGSFANRASTGSDGASSNCFKCNQAGHWARDCPGVTVAQTDQRSQFPSAGSGGGSGECYKCHQAGHWARDCPGIITGAAPSHGNVNAVQGRYGIAQNQQYGRY from the exons ATGGCCGTGAATCTGACACCAGGTGCGGTAATGAAGATGTGTTTCTCCGCGCCGGAGGATTTTCAACCGGTGCTTCAAGTTATCGATCTAAGACTTGTTCAGTCGTCGCAGACCGCTACTGAGAGATACAGAGCCGTACTATCTGATGGTGCGTATTACGAACAAGGAATGCTCGCTACTCAAAAGAATGATCTGATTCATTCTGGAAGGTTGCAGAAAGGTTCCATTGTTAAGCTTCTTCAGTTCGTTACAAATGATGTTCAGCGTCGCAA GATTATTATCATTGTTGACCTGGAAGTTCTAGTGGACATATGTGAATTGATTGGAAAACCTGTACAAGCGCCAAAAGAATCACCTGCACAATTTCCTGTTATTGAAACAGGAAATGTACAATCAGCTGTAGGAAACACTGCTGGAGATTCACAGACATTAAATACTAATTCTCATGCAGGCAGCGTTAATGTTCGACCTAATATGGCTGTGCCGCCATCAATGGATCGTTCAAAAGTGAATTCTCCTGCTAGTAGTGTTTATTCTAACAATTCTGAATCTGCAAGGTACGGTGCATCTAATGCCCCTCCTTCCTCTTATCCCAAACCTGAGCCTGGAGTCAGTGTGAATCGACCACCACTAGTCAATGGTTCTTATGGTCAGCAGAATGCAAGTTTCCGCAATCCTCAACAACCATTGCACAATTCTAATGCTCGCCCTCCTCAGCCTATGTACAGACAGCCAACTCCATATGCCAATAGAGGTCCTATGGGGAGAAACGATGCTCCTCCAAGGATAATTCCAATATCTGCATTGAATCCATATCAAAATATGTGGACAATTAAAGCTAGAGTAACTGCCAAGGGAGAACTTAGGCTCTATAACAATGCCCGAGGCGAGGGAAAAGTATTTTCTTTTGATCTTTTGGATTCTGGAGGGGGAGAAATACGATCAACTTGCTTTAATGCTGTGGCCGATAAGTTCTATAGCCTAATTGAAGTAGGTAAGGTTTATTTGGTTTCTCGGGGAACTTTAAAAGCAGCTCAGAGAAATTTTAATCACCTTCCTAATGATCAAGAGATAACCCTTGACGCCACATCGGATATACTGCCATGCCCCGACGATGATAACTCAATTCCACAACAAATATATAATTTCCGTTCCATTGGTGACATTGAGAGTATTGAAAGCAACAGTGTTGTGGATGTGATTGCTGTGGTGACTTCTATTAGTCCCACAGCTTCAATCATGAGAAAAAATGGTACTGAAACACAAAAGAGATCTCTCCAGTTGAAAGACATGTCTGGCCGAAGTGTTGAATTCACTATATGGGGAAATTTTTGCAACACTGAAGGACAGAGGCTTCAAAGTATCTGTGACTCCGGGGCATTTCCAATATTAGCTGTAAAATCTGCCAGAGTTAATGATTTCAATGGGAAATCCGTTGGGACCATAGCAACCAGCCAATTAATTGTAGAACCTGAATTTCCAGAGGCTACTACACTGAGAGAATGGTTTGAAAATGAAGGTAGGAATGTCCAAAGTCAATCTATTTCCAGAGATTCATCTTTTAGTAAAAGCGAAGCGCGTAAGACTATATCTCAAATTAAGGACGAAAAGTTAGGGACTTCAGAGAAGCCTGATTGGATAACTGTCTGTGCAAATGTTTCATACATTAAAGTTGATAATTTTTGCTACACAGCTTGTCCTATCATGACAGGAGATAGGCAATGTAACAAAAAGGTTACCAACAACGGAGATGGGAAATGGCGCTGTGACAAGTGTGACAAGTCCGTTGATGCTTGTGATTATAGGTACTTGCTGCAAATGCAGATACAGGATCACACTGGCCAAACATGGGTAACTGCTTTCCAGGAGGGCGGTGAGGAAATCTTGGGTATATCTGCAAAAGATTTGTATTTTCTGAAATATGAAGAACAAGATGAAGAAAAATTTGCAGAAATTATCCGCAAGGTTGTCTTAACTAGATATGTGTTCAAGCTAAAAGTAAAAGAAGAGATGTACAATGACGAACAACGCGTTAAGTCAACATTAGTAAAAGCAGAGAAGTTAAACTTTGCATCTGATGCTAGATCTCTTCTGGATATGATTGATAAACTTAAGTCTGAAACTGGACTGGGAAGCGTTGAAACTGGACAAGCTGCACCACCAGTATATACTCCTACAAAGAGTTACACTAATACTGGTAGAGATTATGGGTATGGAAACCAACCTGACAGCTCTTTTACTTCATCAGGGGCTCCAAATTCTTACTTGTCATGTAGTAACTGTGGTGTCTCTGGTCATAGCTCTGCACAATGCTTAAACATTAGAAATCAATCTGGCCAGTCTGCTGGAGGGTCCTTCGCCAACAGGGCATCTACTGGATCCGATGGTGCTTCTAGTAATTGCTTTAAATGCAATCAAGCTGGTCATTGGGCAAGAGACTGTCCTGGTGTCACTGTTGCACAAACGGATCAGCGTTCGCAGTTCCCTTCGGCTGGATCAGGCGGTGGTTCTGGTGAGTGCTATAAATGCCATCAAGCAGGACATTGGGCAAGAGACTGTCCTGGTATCATCACTGGAGCTGCTCCATCTCATGGAAACGTCAATGCAGTGCAAGGAAGATATGGCATTGCTCAAAATCAGCAGTATGGGAGATATTGA